A region from the Algoriphagus machipongonensis genome encodes:
- a CDS encoding T9SS type A sorting domain-containing protein, with amino-acid sequence MKSLFTLALAGALSFSAIAANASEDLKELSTVNSKYQKVNVTLKEGLGSAKISILSKDGKSLSSRKVIVKNENLMVPYDLENLPTGEYLVKIVSDDEEVTYTVETEKAPIASDDLPLMAYGSVLDNQSVRLAVVGLLEPGVEVKVFNSESGKMIYEEQINQEEGFTKNFTFKGVDTDDIYMEVTDVKGRVKTLFF; translated from the coding sequence ATGAAATCCTTATTCACATTAGCATTAGCAGGCGCCTTATCTTTTAGCGCAATCGCAGCAAACGCAAGCGAAGATTTAAAAGAACTTTCTACAGTTAATTCTAAATATCAAAAAGTCAACGTAACTCTAAAAGAGGGGTTGGGATCTGCAAAAATTTCTATTCTTTCTAAAGACGGAAAAAGTCTTAGCAGCAGAAAAGTAATTGTCAAAAATGAAAATTTGATGGTTCCTTATGACTTGGAAAACCTTCCTACTGGAGAGTATTTAGTGAAAATTGTTTCTGATGATGAGGAAGTAACTTATACAGTGGAAACTGAAAAAGCACCAATTGCATCAGATGATCTTCCTTTGATGGCTTATGGCAGCGTTTTGGATAATCAATCAGTTAGATTGGCTGTAGTCGGTTTACTTGAGCCTGGAGTTGAAGTAAAAGTATTTAATTCTGAATCTGGAAAAATGATCTACGAAGAGCAGATTAATCAAGAAGAAGGGTTTACTAAAAACTTTACCTTCAAAGGTGTAGATACTGATGATATCTATATGGAAGTAACAGACGTTAAAGGAAGAGTGAAGACTTTGTTCTTCTAA